The nucleotide sequence CAGAGTCCGAGAGTCAGTCGCGCGATCAGCTCCCGGCGACGAAGGTCGACGACTGCGAGGCCGCCCGTCGGTTCGAAGACGGTCAACAGCCCCTCGTGGATCCGTGGGTGCAGTTCCACGCCCATGGCCGTGTGGACGTGGACGCCGGCAGGCCCGGCAGCAGCCGGAAACACGGTCAGCAAAGCATCGGGCCCGGTTTCGTCGAGGAGGGCCATACCGTCTCCGACGGTGCAGAGCGTCGACTGGGGGTGGACGGTCCTGTCTGCACACGCGTGCGCTCCAGCCAAGCTGGTCACCGAAAGCCGGTCCTCGACCCTTTGCACCACCTCACCCCGTGCCGTGAGCACCATCGTGTCCTCCGGCTCAAGCAGACCCCTGCCTCTCAGCAGCGGTGACGCAACGTCCCAGTGCCAACCTTGCAGGCCCTCGGCCGAGGCGAACACCGCCGACATCGACGTGGCGGTCCGTGCGACCTGATAGATCCGCGTGCCAGGGTCCTTGAGTTCAGCCCAGCTGACTCGCCAACGGTTGTGGTGGTGCTCCAGCCACTGGATTCCGTCATCGCCGATCACGATGGGGCGGGCACCGTCGTAGGTGTCCAAAGGCGGCCCCGACCGCAACGGTGGCAGCGTGACGGGTGTGGACATCGGAAGGTCCAAGCGGTGCAGGACTTGGACGGGTCCGCGTGACCGGGCGAGGAGAACCTGGCCTCCCCCGTCAGCCACGAGGATGCGATCGGCCGGGGTGTCCCAGCGAGCACGCACTTTGCCGCGACGGTCGAGGAGGCGCACGCCCAGTTCGCCCAGTGCCACCAGGACCGTGTTGAGACCCAGTGCGACCGCGTCGTACACGTGGGCCTGGCCATCGCCGGGCAGCTCGACCTGCACCGTGTCGACGCGCGCGTCGAGGCGTTGCGTCTGACCGCGTGGGAGGTCGGCGACCACAAGACCATCGGCGCGACGGCGAAGATCTCGGCGGACATCCATGGCCTCGCGGCTGGACTCGAAGAGACCCGCTCTCAACGTGGCCATGACGCCGATGGTCGCGAGCTCGCGGTCCAGCACCGGGTCGGCGGTCGGCATGACAGCCAGTGCGAGGAGAAATGCTCGGCGCTGCGGGACAGCGTCGGGGGCCTCGTCCCGTACGAGGCGTCGCGCCGCATCGGCGGCCGGCCCTCCTGGCTGGATACTCAGCAGGTGCGCCAGCATGGTGCCCGCCCGACGACCACCCAACGCCATCCCCGTCGCGATGTCTGGCAGCAGCTCATGTCTCAGGTCGCTCTCGGGCCAGCCCGCCTGGACGGCGCCGAGGGGGTCGCCTGCCTGCCTTCTCTCGGCCACCCACTCCCGCCGCAGCGCCAGCGCGGCGTCCCGATCGACCCGCTCCAGAGCCTGGACCGCGGCGGCGAAGGCGCCGCGCGCCCGGCCGACACTCACTGCGCGAGATCGGTTCCCAGCTCGCCACCACAGTCGCACGACGAGGGCCGGGGACAGCGACCAGCCCTCGGCAAGGGTCGCTGCGCGCTCGTGGACGCCGTGGCGTTCGAACAGCTCGACAGCTGCCAGCGGCTGTTGAAGCAGGTCGGCATGGACGAAGGCGGCCAGTTGCAGCTGTCCCTCGGATTCCAAGCGTCTTGCTGCTTGCCGGTAGACCTCGGAGAGGTGGGACTGCAAGGTCGGCCCGTAGGGGACGCTGCCGCCGACCGTCGTCCGCCTGTCCGCCGGCCCTCGGACGGTGTCTCTGGGGCGCGGAAGGCGCAGGGACAGCGCGCCGCCCTCGCCGCCGAGCGCGATCGCCGACCGCAGGGCTGAGTCCCAGTCCTGCTGTTCGAACATCCTCGTGAGATCGTCGACGTAGCGCTTGTGCCGGCGACCGAGAACATCCTTGGCGGGCGTTCGCATGAGTAGCCGGACCAGCGACCATCGGGGTTCGGGCCGAGGACCTCGGCTGAAGGACCCCTGGCCGCCGCGTCGCGCGCGAACAACGCCGCGAGGTGATCCCTCGAGTTCCCTCTTCGACTTGGCAAGCGATCGGATGGCCTCGCCCACCCCGGCGTCGCTCCGGAGGTCGGGTGCCGTCGGGGTGGCGGGTGTCTCCGGGACCGCGGTGACGTCTTCGTCCGGCAGGGCCGTAGGCGCCGGGGCGAGGATCTCGAGGACGAGATCGGCCCAACCGAGAACCGACCAGAGGTCCGCGTCCTGAAGGTGGGACGGGTCGAGCGCCTGTTGGACTCCCGCCCACGGGAAGCACAGCTTCCCACCGTCGAGGTGGACCGGTAGGCCAGGCGCACGTTCGGAACGGATGTCAGCCGGGCTGCCCAAGAGGAGGATCAGGAGTTCATTCCATCTGAGCAGTCGGGAATCGTCCTGCCAGTGCTCCCGTATTCGACGACGCACCGTATCCGCGCCGAGTACGGAACGATCGAAAAGGAAACCGTCGCAGGGTCGTTGGCCGACGAACCATGCGTCAGTCGGCATGGTCGGTCACCACACGGAGCAGCTGTGAGTTGGTTGCCAGATCCACCACGCGCACGTCGGTGTCGGTGCTCCTCACGATCCACGGCATGCGCGGGTGCAGCGAGAAGTGCGCGGGCCCTGCGAGGTCGGTCAGTGTCTTGGTGTGCCTCGCAGACACCAGACGTACGACCAGGGTGCTGTCGCTGACCGTGAGCAGCGCCGGATAGCCGTCGGACATCACGACCCCGGCCACCCGATCGTGCTCACCCACACCAATGGGTTCCCAGTCGCGGCCGGAGCCCTGGACGGTCCACACCCGGTGGCGCAGGGAGCAGGCGACCAGGCCCGCAGGCCCGAAGACCGCCCGTGGAGGGGCGTCCGCGTCGTCAGCCCGGAACCTGTACCTCCCGGCATGAACAACTCGTGCGAACTGATACGCGCGATCGGGTGCGTCGAGGGTGGGGCTCGATGAGGCGGCGATCAGGGATGGCGCCCTCGTCAGCCCATCCCGACCGAGCTGCCACCACGAGTCACCCAGGCTGAACAGCAGGTCCCCTCCGAGAAGCCAGAGCGGTGTGAGTGGCGCCGAAAACAGGTCCGCGAGGTCGAGGGGCACCTCGTGGAAGTTCTCGACCGGTGCCTCGACACCGCGCAGAGACTTCAGCTCCTTTCCGATGACGTGTGGCCAGACCTTCTCCCCGTCGTGAAGCAGTGTGACCAGCCGCCGGTTGAGCCATGCGGCCGCCAGCACGTCACCGGGAAGGTGGTGTGCCTTCACGCGCGGGGGCTGAGGCGGAAGAGAGACCGTGGCAGAGAACAGCTTCGAAGCCTGCGGACCGCGCCAGAGCAGCGTAGGGTCCGCCGATCCGAACACGGCACCTCGAGCGGTCGTGGGCACGGTAGGACGGTCGGTCGGCCGCGTGTGGGGCTGTTTGGCCAAGAGCCCCTCGCCTCGAAGAGCGCGCACTGCCGCAGGCCCATCGGGGACGTGGAGAACCGCGTGACTGTTCGCGACCCGGATCGAGACTGCGTCCACACCATCCTCGCTCCACGTCGAGACCTCCGACTGGAGCAGACGAGCCCGTCCTCGGAGCAGGCTCGCCGTGGCCGGGCCGCAGAGGACCCACGCGCGATCGGGTTCCTCGATCGACGCCAGCACCTCGGGCAGTCGGTCCTCTCCGCCCTCCGCCGAGCGTGACTCGAGCCACCTCGGGACCACTGCTTCGAGCGGACCTTCGAATCGCTCACCCGACTGCAGGACTGCCACGACCAGCTCGCTTCCTGCCGTCACAGCACGCCGGTGCAGCACCACCAGAGCGGCGAGCTGGACCAACCGACCCGCGCCGATCTGGTCGGGACCGACATCGACCACCGCCACGGTCTGGCCCCGCGCCCGTGTGTCAGGGGTCGAAGGATCGAGGTAGAGAAGCTCCCCGTCGGCTGCTCGGCGCAGGAACTCCAAGGGCGCCTCGCCCGCGAGGAGCCACTCGCTGGCCAGCAGTCGCTCAGGGATTCCCCGGTGGGTGGTGCCGTCGTAGCCGTCGAACACGCCGTCCCCGGCGCTGGGTCGTTCGACGCGACCGATGAGGTCGTCGAGCACGTGCAGCATCGGCCCCAACGCCGTGGCCAGCGCGGGATCAAGAGACGCAAGCGAGCTCGCCCACGGCGCCAGGCTGGGCGGAAGTCCGGTCACGCTGCACCCTGTTCTGCGAGTGCAGTCAACCAGCCGATGTCAACGGGCTCGGTAGCGATGTCGAAGCCGAACACGGCCCCCGGAAGGACCACGAATCGTCGGGCGCCGAAGCGTTGGCGCAGCGCAGCGGCCGCCAGTGCTGGGTGGCTGTCGTTGGCCAGGGTCGTCGGGACCAGCACACCGCTCGCGTGTCCCAGATAGATGACGCCTTCAGCCCAGGGAAGGACGTCCGCGGCTCCGAGGAGCAGCAACGCCGACGGGCCGCCCGCGGCGCGGAGGTGCCGGTCGGCGACCCCTCTCGCCGCCGCGGCAGCCAGACCAGGGACGGCTCGGCCCTGCGCAAGGACTGCCGTGGGTTGCAGGGGCGGCTCCCGGGGTCGCCAGTCGCCGGTAGGCGTCATCGCGCTTCCGGCTCGCCGGCCATCTCCGGCAGTGCGCTGGCCAG is from Arthrobacter sp. NEB 688 and encodes:
- a CDS encoding bpX6 domain-containing protein, with product MPTDAWFVGQRPCDGFLFDRSVLGADTVRRRIREHWQDDSRLLRWNELLILLLGSPADIRSERAPGLPVHLDGGKLCFPWAGVQQALDPSHLQDADLWSVLGWADLVLEILAPAPTALPDEDVTAVPETPATPTAPDLRSDAGVGEAIRSLAKSKRELEGSPRGVVRARRGGQGSFSRGPRPEPRWSLVRLLMRTPAKDVLGRRHKRYVDDLTRMFEQQDWDSALRSAIALGGEGGALSLRLPRPRDTVRGPADRRTTVGGSVPYGPTLQSHLSEVYRQAARRLESEGQLQLAAFVHADLLQQPLAAVELFERHGVHERAATLAEGWSLSPALVVRLWWRAGNRSRAVSVGRARGAFAAAVQALERVDRDAALALRREWVAERRQAGDPLGAVQAGWPESDLRHELLPDIATGMALGGRRAGTMLAHLLSIQPGGPAADAARRLVRDEAPDAVPQRRAFLLALAVMPTADPVLDRELATIGVMATLRAGLFESSREAMDVRRDLRRRADGLVVADLPRGQTQRLDARVDTVQVELPGDGQAHVYDAVALGLNTVLVALGELGVRLLDRRGKVRARWDTPADRILVADGGGQVLLARSRGPVQVLHRLDLPMSTPVTLPPLRSGPPLDTYDGARPIVIGDDGIQWLEHHHNRWRVSWAELKDPGTRIYQVARTATSMSAVFASAEGLQGWHWDVASPLLRGRGLLEPEDTMVLTARGEVVQRVEDRLSVTSLAGAHACADRTVHPQSTLCTVGDGMALLDETGPDALLTVFPAAAGPAGVHVHTAMGVELHPRIHEGLLTVFEPTGGLAVVDLRRRELIARLTLGL